A stretch of Vigna angularis cultivar LongXiaoDou No.4 chromosome 4, ASM1680809v1, whole genome shotgun sequence DNA encodes these proteins:
- the LOC108332049 gene encoding serine carboxypeptidase-like 13: MGKLKSSVICSDLVHRGILFFLLLLSLYSIEPASCASRVKFLPGFEGPLPFLLETGYVGVGESEDVQTFYYFIESDNNPKEDPLLLWLSGGPGCSGLSALFLEIGPLELKQEEYNGGPPNLIFRNESWNKVSSIIYVDLPVFTGFTYATTELAPQSSGKLLARQAHQFLRKWLIGHPKFVSNEVYIAGDSYSGIPVPVIVQEIAQGNEKGFQPRINLQGYLLGNPMTTRRDGNYGIPFAHGMALISDELFESLQKNCKGNYVDVDSENVLCYKDMDSFYKLVSGLSHYNILEPLCEFDRQAHLRRSLIEKFPGKHFLKTDLNLPDVTCPTYTSFLSAYWANDDNVRTALNVRKGSIGTWIRCNHDEGFKSDISSSIEYHANLSRKGYRSLIYSGDHDMVVPFLGTQEWIRSLNYSIVDDWRPWNSNGQVGGYTRTYSNQMTFATVKGAGHTAPMYKSKECFDMFSRWISKRAL; encoded by the exons ATGGGAAAGTTGAAGTCAAGTGTCATTTGTTCAGATTTGGTTCACCGTGGTATTCTATTTTTCCTACTTCTTTTATCACTCTATTCCATTGAACCAGCATCTTGTGCCTCCAGAGTGAAGTTCCTTCCAGGATTCGAGGGAccccttccttttcttcttgaaactgG gtatgtgggagtggGAGAATCAGAGGATGTGCAGACATTTTACTACTTCATTGAGTCAGATAACAACCCCAAGGAAGATCCTCTTCTGCTTTGGCTATCCGGTGGCCCTGGTTGCTCAGGCCTAAGTGCCCTTTTTCTTGAAATAG GTCCACTTGAATTAAAACAGGAGGAGTACAATGGAGGTCCACCCAACTTGATCTTCAGGAATGAATCATGGAACAAG GTTAGTAGCATTATATATGTAGACTTGCCTGTTTTCACAGGCTTTACTTATGCCACAACAGAACTTGCTCCTCAAAGTAGTGGAAAGTTGTTAGCTCGTCAAGCCCATCAATTTCTGAGGAAG TGGTTAATTGGTCATCCAAAATTTGTGTCAAACGAAGTTTACATTGCTGGTGATTCATATTCTGGCATTCCCGTTCCAGTAATTGTTCAAGAAATTGCACAAg GTAATGAGAAAGGGTTTCAACCAAGGATAAATCTCCAG ggGTACCTTTTGGGGAATCCGATGACAACTAGAAGGGACGGAAACTATGGAATCCCTTTTGCTCATGGAATGGCACTTATTTCTGATGAACTATTTGag TCTctacaaaaaaattgtaaaggAAACTACGTGGATGTGGACTCCGAAAATGTATTATGCTATAAAGATATGGACTCATTCTATAAG CTTGTATCAGGACTTTCTCATTACAATATTTTGGAACCGTTGTGTGAGTTCGATCGTCAAGCTCATTTGAGAAGATCCCTAATTGAGAAATTCCCTGGAAAGCATTTCTTGAAAACTGATCTCAACTTGCCAGACGTAACATGTCCG ACTTATACATCATTCCTATCTGCTTATTGGGCAAATGATGATAATGTTCGAACTGCACTTAATGTTCGCAAG GGAAGTATAGGAACATGGATTCGTTGTAATCATGATGAAGGTTTCAAGTCCGATATTTCAAGCAGCATTGAATACCACGCAAATCTTAGTAGAAAAGGCTATCGTTCATTAATATATAG TGGCGATCATGACATGGTGGTTCCTTTCTTGGGAACTCAAGAATGGATAAGATCTTTAAACTACTCCATTGTTGATGATTGGAGGCCATGGAATTCAAATGGACAAGTTGGAgg ATACACAAGGACTTACTCTAATCAAATGACATTTGCAACTGTGAAG GGTGCGGGACACACAGCTCCGATGTACAAATCGAAAGAATGTTTTGACATGTTCAGCAGATGGATATCTAAGAGGGCTTTGTAG
- the LOC108332117 gene encoding triose phosphate/phosphate translocator, non-green plastid, chloroplastic produces the protein MQSAAFTLSPSLSLPLRNYSLNASRPSLPLRLFAKHAEGVNSNGASSTSFIRRSWTVSPSSSFKFRPLPPSPPRAAENAVPDSAPAENSLFKTLELGSLFGLWYLFNIYFNIYNKQVLKAFHYPVTVTVVQFAVGTVLVAIMWGLNLYKRPKISGAMLGAILPLAAVHTLGNLFTNMSLGKVAVSFTHTIKAMEPFFSVVLSAMFLGEFPTPWVVGSLVPIVGGVALASVTEASFNWAGFWSAMASNVTNQSRNVLSKKAMVKNEDSMDNITLFSIITVMSFFLLAPVAVFMEGVKFTPAYLQSAGVNVKQLYVRSLLAALCFHAYQQVSYMILQRVSPVTHSVGNCVKRVVVIVSSVIFFQTPVSPVNAFGTAIALAGVFLYSRVKRIKSKPKTA, from the exons ATGCAGAGCGCGGCTTTCACTCTCTCTCCGTCGCTCTCTCTTCCTCTCCGCAACTATTCTCTAAACGCTTCTAGACCTTCCCTCCCTCTCAGACTTTTCGCCAAACACGCAGAAGGCGTCAACTCCAATGGCGCCTCTTCCACTTCCTTCATCCGCCGATCTTGGACTGTCTCTCCTTCCTCTTCCTTCAAGTTCCGCCCGCTCCCTCCCTCTCCTCCGCGCGCCGCGGAGAACGCCGTTCCCGACAGCGCGCCTGCCGAAAATTCGCTCTTCAAAACACTCGAGCTCGGCTCCTTGTTTGGCCTCTGGTACCTCTTCAACATCTACTTCAATATCTACAACAAACAG GTGTTGAAGGCGTTTCATTATCCGGTAACTGTGACTGTTGTTCAATTTGCGGTTGGGACTGTGCTCGTGGCGATTATGTGGGGTTTGAATCTCTACAAGAGGCCGAAGATCAGTGGTGCTATG CTTGGAGCGATTTTGCCACTGGCTGCGGTGCATACGTTGGGGAATCTTTTCACTAATATGAGTCTTGGGAAGGTGGCCGTGTCTTTCACTCACACTATCAAGGCCATGGAGCCTTTCTTTTCAGTGGTCCTTTCTGCCATGTTCCTTGGAGAG TTTCCTACACCTTGGGTGGTTGGTTCCCTTGTGCCTATTGTTGGTGGAGTTGCACTGGCGTCTGTTACTGAGGCCTCTTTCAATTG GGCCGGATTTTGGAGTGCAATGGCCTCAAATGTGACAAATCAATCCCGTAATGTTCTTAGCAAAAAGGCTATGGTTAAGAATGAG GATTCTATGGACAATATCACTCTATTTTCTATAATAACAGTAATGTCCTTCTTCTTATTAGCACCAGTGGCTGTCTTCATGGAGGGTGTCAAATTTACCCCTGCTTACTTGCAATCTGCT GGGGTAAATGTTAAACAACTTTACGTCAGATCTCTTCTTGCCGCACTCTGTTTCCATGCGTATCAACAA GTGTCTTATATGATATTACAAAGGGTATCACCTGTTACCCACTCTGTGGGCAATTGTGTGAAGCGGGTTGTGGTCATTGTTAGCTCTGTCATTTTCTTCCAAACACCTGTCTCACCTGTGAATGCTTTTG GTACTGCTATAGCTCTTGCTGGCGTGTTCCTCTATTCAAGGGTGAAGCGAATTAAGTCAAAGCCAAAAACAGCTTAA